One genomic window of Bradyrhizobium sp. CCGE-LA001 includes the following:
- a CDS encoding aspartate kinase, which produces MSRLVMKFGGTSVANIERIRNVARHVKREVDAGHEVAVVVSAMSGKTNELVAWCTEASPMHDAREYDAVVASGEQVTSGLLAIVLQGMGIQARSWQGWQIPIKTSDAHASARIEDIDGSEIIKRFRERKEVAVIAGFQGINPETNRITTLGRGGSDTSAVAVAAAVKADRCDIYTDVDGVYTTDPRIVPKAKRLDKIAFEDMLELASQGAKVLQVRSVELGMVHNMPIFVRSSFDKPEDIDPHANQPPGTLICSEEEIMESHVVTGIAFSKDEAQISVRQIEDKPGVAASIFGPLADANINVDMIVQNVSEDGKTTDLTFTVPAADYTRAKDTITAAKSKIGYSRLDTATDVAKISVIGSGMRSHAGVAAQAFSALAGRNINIRAITTSEIKFSVLIDTAYTELAVRTLHTLYGLDHT; this is translated from the coding sequence ATGAGCCGCCTCGTGATGAAATTCGGCGGCACGTCCGTCGCCAACATCGAACGTATCCGCAACGTCGCGCGCCATGTGAAGCGCGAGGTCGACGCCGGCCATGAAGTGGCCGTGGTCGTCTCGGCGATGTCCGGCAAGACCAACGAGCTGGTGGCCTGGTGCACCGAGGCCTCGCCCATGCACGACGCGCGCGAATACGACGCCGTCGTCGCCTCCGGCGAGCAGGTGACGTCGGGCCTGCTGGCCATCGTGCTCCAGGGCATGGGCATCCAGGCCCGCTCCTGGCAGGGCTGGCAGATTCCGATCAAGACCAGCGACGCCCATGCCTCGGCCCGGATCGAGGACATCGACGGCAGCGAGATCATCAAGCGCTTTAGGGAGCGCAAGGAGGTCGCGGTCATCGCCGGCTTCCAGGGCATCAACCCCGAGACCAATCGCATCACCACACTGGGCCGTGGCGGCTCCGACACCTCGGCTGTGGCCGTCGCCGCCGCCGTCAAGGCAGACCGCTGCGACATCTATACCGACGTCGACGGTGTCTACACCACCGACCCGCGAATCGTGCCGAAGGCCAAGCGGCTCGACAAGATCGCATTCGAGGACATGCTGGAACTGGCGTCGCAGGGCGCCAAGGTGCTCCAGGTCCGCTCGGTGGAACTCGGCATGGTCCACAACATGCCGATCTTCGTCCGCTCGAGCTTCGACAAGCCCGAGGATATCGACCCGCATGCCAACCAGCCGCCCGGCACGCTGATCTGCAGCGAGGAGGAGATCATGGAAAGCCACGTCGTCACCGGTATCGCCTTCTCCAAGGACGAGGCCCAGATCTCGGTACGCCAGATCGAGGACAAGCCGGGCGTGGCGGCCTCGATCTTCGGCCCGCTGGCGGATGCCAACATCAATGTCGACATGATCGTTCAGAACGTGTCCGAGGACGGCAAGACCACCGACCTCACCTTCACGGTGCCGGCCGCCGACTACACCCGCGCCAAGGACACGATTACCGCCGCCAAGTCCAAGATCGGCTATAGCAGGCTCGACACCGCCACCGACGTCGCCAAGATCTCGGTGATCGGCAGCGGCATGCGCAGCCATGCCGGGGTCGCCGCCCAGGCGTTCTCGGCCCTCGCGGGGCGGAATATCAACATCCGGGCCATTACAACCTCCGAGATCAAATTCTCGGTGTTGATCGACACCGCCTATACCGAGCTTGCGGTACGCACCCTGCACACGCTCTACGGCCTCGATCACACTTAG
- a CDS encoding PH domain-containing protein, whose protein sequence is MARYIDEILQPGERVLYSTNAHWIFYFPAIVAWIVALALLVLSRQATTDGLVMLCLGAAGLVALPALYWTIKGWFHRFTTETDVTNLRVVHKTGFIKRRTFEMALDKVESVDVDQTILGRILNYGDVTIRGVGEGIETIKTIASPLAFRSSITTR, encoded by the coding sequence ATGGCGCGTTATATCGACGAGATCCTGCAGCCGGGCGAGCGGGTGCTGTATTCGACCAATGCGCACTGGATCTTCTATTTTCCGGCCATCGTGGCCTGGATCGTGGCGCTGGCCCTGCTCGTCCTCTCACGGCAGGCGACGACGGACGGGCTGGTTATGCTTTGCCTCGGAGCCGCGGGTCTCGTGGCGCTGCCGGCCCTGTATTGGACCATCAAGGGCTGGTTCCATCGCTTCACCACCGAGACTGACGTCACCAACCTCCGCGTCGTGCACAAGACCGGCTTCATCAAGCGCCGCACTTTTGAAATGGCGTTGGATAAGGTCGAGAGCGTCGATGTCGACCAGACCATTCTTGGACGTATTCTCAACTACGGCGACGTGACGATTCGCGGCGTCGGCGAGGGGATCGAGACGATCAAGACCATCGCCTCGCCGCTCGCCTTCCGTAGTTCGATCACCACGCGGTAG
- the prmC gene encoding peptide chain release factor N(5)-glutamine methyltransferase, producing MTQNNPFTAQPIESARRALAAKLKAARLDEAELDARILLGAVLGLDLTGLIAQAARPLTAAEASRLVEHAERRIAGEPVARILGTREFWGLPFRLSEATLVPRPDTETVVELALEILRERPTSHPPRIADIGTGSGAILLALLHDLPDASGVGTDLSLTALVTARDNATSLGLAGRAAFVACSYAAALSGPFDLIVSNPPYIPSAEIPKLSVEVREHDPHLALDGGNDGYDAYRVLIPQASERLAAGGALIVEAGQGQARNIETLMVGAALSVDRPPKADLAGIPRAVSARKMPP from the coding sequence GTGACCCAGAACAATCCCTTCACCGCACAGCCCATCGAGAGCGCGCGGCGCGCGCTGGCTGCGAAGTTGAAAGCGGCGCGGCTGGACGAGGCGGAGCTCGACGCGCGCATCCTGCTCGGCGCTGTGCTCGGCCTCGACCTCACCGGCCTGATCGCGCAGGCAGCCCGCCCCCTCACCGCGGCCGAAGCATCACGATTGGTGGAGCACGCAGAACGCCGCATCGCCGGCGAGCCGGTTGCACGCATTCTCGGGACGCGCGAATTCTGGGGCCTGCCGTTCCGACTGTCCGAGGCGACGCTGGTGCCGCGTCCCGACACCGAGACGGTGGTCGAGCTTGCGCTCGAAATCCTTCGCGAACGGCCAACATCCCATCCGCCGCGGATCGCCGACATCGGCACCGGATCCGGCGCGATCCTGCTCGCGCTGCTGCACGACCTCCCTGATGCCTCCGGCGTCGGTACCGACCTCAGCCTGACCGCGCTCGTTACCGCCAGGGACAATGCCACGTCTCTCGGCCTCGCCGGCCGCGCCGCCTTCGTCGCCTGCTCCTATGCGGCGGCGCTCTCCGGCCCGTTCGATCTTATCGTGTCGAACCCGCCCTATATTCCCTCGGCCGAAATCCCGAAACTCAGCGTCGAGGTACGCGAGCACGATCCACATCTGGCGCTGGACGGCGGCAATGACGGATACGACGCCTATCGGGTCCTGATCCCGCAGGCGAGCGAGCGCCTCGCCGCTGGCGGTGCGCTGATCGTCGAGGCCGGACAGGGCCAGGCGCGAAATATTGAAACCTTGATGGTGGGTGCCGCGTTATCGGTGGACAGGCCACCCAAGGCCGACCTGGCGGGCATTCCGCGAGCCGTATCAGCCCGAAAAATGCCCCCATAA
- the ubiG gene encoding bifunctional 2-polyprenyl-6-hydroxyphenol methylase/3-demethylubiquinol 3-O-methyltransferase UbiG yields the protein MSMQQNTSVSAPPGSTVDAAEIAKFSKLSAEWWDPKGKMAPLHRINPLRLGYIRDAACRKFERNVRSLNCLGGLRVLDIGCGAGLLCEPLSRLGAQVIGVDPSASNIAAAKLHAGKSHLSIDYRCTTVEEIDPRERFDIVLAMEVVEHVTDVGVFLKRCASMLKPNGLMVVSTLNRNWKSFALAIVGAEYVLRWLPRGTHEWNKFVTPDELAKYLLDNRLVITEQTGVVYSPFADKWTLSSDMDVNYMVVAEGMV from the coding sequence ATGAGCATGCAGCAAAATACTTCCGTTTCTGCCCCGCCGGGCTCGACCGTCGACGCCGCCGAGATCGCGAAATTCTCGAAACTCTCGGCGGAGTGGTGGGACCCCAAGGGCAAGATGGCGCCGCTGCACCGGATCAACCCGCTGCGGCTCGGCTATATCCGCGACGCCGCCTGCCGCAAGTTCGAGCGCAACGTGCGCAGTCTCAACTGCCTCGGCGGCTTGCGCGTGCTCGACATCGGCTGCGGCGCGGGTCTGTTGTGCGAGCCGCTGTCGCGGCTGGGCGCGCAGGTGATCGGCGTCGATCCCTCGGCCAGCAACATCGCCGCCGCGAAGCTGCATGCCGGCAAGAGCCATCTGTCGATCGACTACCGCTGCACCACGGTGGAGGAGATCGATCCGCGCGAGCGCTTCGACATCGTGCTGGCGATGGAGGTGGTCGAGCACGTCACCGACGTCGGGGTCTTCCTGAAGCGCTGCGCCTCGATGCTGAAGCCGAACGGCCTGATGGTGGTGTCGACGCTGAACCGGAACTGGAAGAGCTTCGCGCTCGCCATCGTCGGCGCCGAATACGTGCTGCGCTGGCTGCCGCGTGGCACCCACGAATGGAACAAGTTCGTCACCCCCGACGAGCTCGCGAAATATCTGCTCGACAACCGCCTCGTCATCACCGAGCAGACCGGCGTCGTCTACTCACCCTTCGCCGACAAATGGACGCTCTCGTCGGATATGGACGTGAACTACATGGTGGTGGCGGAAGGGATGGTGTGA
- a CDS encoding DUF1178 family protein, with amino-acid sequence MIRYALHCDRNHDFESWFQSSSAYDQQVKRKLVTCPICGSAKVDKAIMAPRIVGKKGRGRAAPPPEPTANATPAPEAAPSGPTSLLMAQERELRTKLKELRDHIVKNADNVGERFANEARAMHYGDKEHRPIYGEASPEEAKSLIDEGIDVSPLPTLPEDRN; translated from the coding sequence ATGATCCGCTACGCACTGCACTGCGACCGGAACCACGACTTCGAAAGCTGGTTTCAGAGCTCGTCAGCCTATGACCAGCAGGTCAAGCGCAAGCTCGTGACCTGCCCGATCTGCGGCTCGGCCAAGGTCGACAAGGCGATCATGGCACCGCGCATCGTCGGCAAGAAGGGCCGCGGGCGCGCCGCGCCGCCCCCGGAGCCCACCGCGAACGCCACGCCTGCACCCGAGGCTGCACCATCAGGGCCGACCTCGCTCTTGATGGCGCAGGAGCGCGAGCTGCGCACCAAGCTCAAGGAATTGCGCGACCACATCGTCAAGAACGCCGACAATGTCGGTGAGCGTTTCGCCAACGAGGCCCGCGCCATGCATTACGGCGACAAGGAGCACCGTCCGATCTACGGCGAGGCCTCGCCCGAGGAGGCGAAATCGCTGATCGACGAAGGCATCGATGTCTCGCCGCTGCCGACGCTGCCGGAAGACCGGAATTAA
- a CDS encoding DUF4167 domain-containing protein, producing the protein MRNGQNKQRMRNRNNNNNNNRRGQNPMTRVYESNGPDIKIRGTASHIAEKYLQLARDARSSGDPVAAENYYQHAEHYFRLIAAAQEQFRQNQQPRGDEPVSNSSGEDSEDDGENFSAFGQEPGFVPQPQQQPFMRDRDGQREHHQRDHQQRDNQPYQREQQQPREHRERDHRPQPQYQPQPQPANQPQPVIADAGSVDRLPSFITGAQPQVNVGASGGQGGFEGGGGGERYPRRRRRPHGPRPEREAAPVASSDEVAPGE; encoded by the coding sequence ATGAGAAACGGTCAGAACAAGCAGCGGATGCGCAACCGCAACAACAATAACAACAACAACCGGCGCGGCCAGAACCCGATGACCCGGGTCTACGAATCCAACGGACCCGACATCAAGATCCGCGGCACGGCTTCGCACATCGCCGAGAAGTATCTCCAGCTCGCGCGCGATGCGCGCTCCTCCGGCGACCCCGTTGCGGCCGAGAACTACTACCAGCATGCCGAGCATTATTTCCGCCTGATCGCGGCCGCCCAGGAGCAGTTCCGCCAGAACCAGCAGCCTCGCGGTGACGAGCCTGTCAGCAACAGCAGCGGCGAGGACAGCGAGGACGACGGCGAGAATTTCTCGGCCTTCGGCCAGGAGCCGGGTTTCGTCCCGCAGCCGCAGCAGCAGCCTTTCATGCGCGACCGGGACGGCCAGCGCGAGCATCACCAGCGTGATCACCAGCAGCGCGACAATCAGCCCTATCAACGCGAGCAGCAGCAGCCGCGCGAACACCGCGAACGCGACCATCGTCCGCAACCGCAATATCAGCCGCAGCCGCAACCTGCGAACCAGCCGCAGCCCGTCATCGCCGATGCCGGCAGCGTCGATCGCCTGCCGTCCTTCATCACCGGCGCACAGCCGCAAGTGAATGTCGGCGCGAGTGGCGGCCAGGGCGGCTTCGAGGGCGGCGGTGGTGGCGAGCGCTATCCAAGGCGACGTCGCCGGCCGCATGGCCCGCGCCCCGAGCGAGAGGCCGCCCCCGTCGCATCCAGCGACGAAGTGGCTCCCGGCGAGTAA
- the prfA gene encoding peptide chain release factor 1, with amino-acid sequence MSSLPEAKLDVLLAHHASLEAESLGQLASERYVQITRELAEITPLIELVKAYRSAVKELADTEALIADPATDPEMRSMAEAERDELAPKIEELVQQIRVALLPKDAMDDRNVMLEIRAGTGGDEASLFAGDLFRMYERFASLQGWKVEVISASEGTVGGYKEIIAEVQGRGAFSKLKFESGVHRVQRVPDTETQGRIHTSAATVAVLPEVEDVEVDIKTEDLRIETMRAQGAGGQHVNKTESAIRITHMPTGIVVMMQDSRSQHKNRASAMNILRSRIYDAERQRVDAARSAERKEKVGSGDRSERIRTYNFPQGRVTDHRINLTLYKLPQVIAGEALGELIDALTTEHQAAQLAAQGAAA; translated from the coding sequence ATGTCGTCACTCCCCGAAGCCAAACTGGACGTCCTGCTCGCCCACCACGCCTCGCTCGAGGCCGAATCGCTGGGACAGCTCGCCTCCGAGCGCTACGTGCAGATCACGCGCGAGCTCGCCGAGATCACGCCACTGATCGAGCTGGTGAAGGCCTATCGCTCCGCCGTGAAAGAACTTGCCGACACCGAGGCACTGATCGCCGATCCCGCAACCGATCCCGAGATGCGCAGCATGGCGGAAGCCGAGCGCGACGAGCTCGCGCCAAAGATCGAGGAGCTGGTCCAGCAGATCCGCGTCGCGCTGCTGCCCAAGGACGCCATGGACGACCGTAACGTGATGCTGGAGATCCGCGCCGGCACCGGCGGTGACGAGGCCTCGCTGTTCGCCGGCGATCTGTTCCGGATGTACGAGCGCTTCGCCAGCCTTCAGGGCTGGAAGGTCGAGGTGATCTCGGCCAGCGAAGGCACCGTCGGCGGCTACAAGGAAATCATCGCGGAGGTGCAGGGCCGCGGCGCGTTCTCCAAGCTCAAATTCGAATCCGGCGTACACCGCGTGCAGCGTGTGCCCGACACCGAGACGCAGGGACGCATCCATACCTCCGCGGCGACGGTCGCGGTGCTGCCGGAGGTCGAGGATGTCGAGGTCGACATCAAGACCGAGGATTTGCGCATCGAGACCATGCGCGCGCAAGGTGCGGGCGGGCAGCACGTCAACAAGACCGAATCGGCGATCCGCATCACGCACATGCCGACCGGCATCGTGGTGATGATGCAGGACAGCCGCTCGCAGCACAAGAACCGCGCCTCCGCCATGAACATCCTGCGCTCGCGCATCTACGACGCCGAGCGCCAGCGCGTCGACGCCGCCCGCTCGGCCGAGCGCAAGGAGAAGGTCGGCTCCGGAGACCGCTCCGAGCGCATCCGCACCTACAATTTTCCGCAAGGGCGCGTCACCGACCATCGCATCAATTTGACGCTCTACAAGCTGCCGCAGGTGATCGCGGGCGAAGCGCTCGGCGAATTGATCGATGCACTGACCACCGAGCACCAGGCCGCGCAGCTCGCCGCGCAGGGCGCGGCGGCGTGA
- a CDS encoding EamA family transporter, protein MLTIASLWIPFTVIAALGQVARNAMQRSLTKPLGTWGATNIRFLFGFPFSLLFLGVVLVATGDHLGMPPSAFWPWLLLGALSQIVATGLMLLAMNDRSFVVTTAYLKTEAIQTAIFGFVFLGDHLTWLKVLAIVIATVGVVITALRPGGEKSFAELKPTITGLVAAAAFALSAVGFRGAIINVPDVSFVTAASFTLVLGLFVQTLVLTIYLLWRAPDVLRGILGLWRPSMLAGFTGAFASQFWFLAFALTAAANVRTLALIEVLFAQAVAYYSFKQPIAPRELLGIALIVVGVAVLVGA, encoded by the coding sequence ATGCTCACCATCGCCAGCCTCTGGATTCCCTTCACCGTCATTGCTGCGCTGGGCCAGGTCGCGCGCAATGCGATGCAGCGGTCGCTGACGAAGCCGCTGGGGACCTGGGGCGCGACCAATATCCGCTTCCTGTTCGGCTTTCCGTTCTCGCTGCTGTTCCTCGGCGTGGTGCTGGTCGCGACCGGCGATCACCTCGGCATGCCGCCGTCCGCGTTCTGGCCGTGGCTGCTGCTGGGCGCGCTCAGCCAGATCGTCGCCACCGGGTTGATGCTGCTCGCAATGAACGATCGCTCCTTCGTGGTGACGACGGCGTACCTGAAGACCGAAGCGATCCAGACCGCGATCTTCGGCTTCGTCTTTCTCGGCGATCACCTGACCTGGCTGAAAGTGCTGGCAATCGTGATCGCCACGGTCGGCGTCGTTATCACCGCGCTGCGGCCGGGTGGCGAGAAGAGCTTTGCCGAATTGAAGCCGACCATCACCGGCCTCGTCGCGGCTGCGGCGTTCGCGCTCTCGGCGGTCGGCTTTCGCGGCGCCATCATCAATGTGCCCGACGTCTCTTTCGTGACGGCGGCGTCGTTCACGCTGGTGCTCGGCCTGTTCGTGCAGACCCTGGTGCTGACGATCTATCTGCTCTGGCGCGCGCCGGACGTGTTGCGGGGCATCCTCGGCCTATGGCGGCCGTCGATGCTGGCGGGCTTCACGGGCGCCTTCGCCTCGCAATTCTGGTTCCTGGCGTTCGCGCTGACGGCCGCCGCCAATGTCCGCACGCTGGCGCTGATCGAGGTGCTGTTCGCGCAGGCCGTGGCGTATTATTCGTTTAAGCAGCCGATCGCGCCGCGCGAGCTTTTGGGTATCGCGCTGATCGTCGTCGGTGTGGCTGTGCTCGTGGGCGCTTAA
- the ptsP gene encoding phosphoenolpyruvate--protein phosphotransferase yields the protein MRSASGGPRVLLRRLRETMAEQVSAQERLDKIVVLIAANMVAEVCSVYVLRIDNTLELYATEGLNREAVHHTVLSAHEGLVGLVASEATPLNLSDAQSHPAFSFRPETGEEIYHSFLGVPILRAGNTLGVLVVQNRAKRNYVEEELEALQTTAMVLAELIASGELSALAQPGQEPAARHSAQKVGAILSEGIALGHVVLHEPRVVIKDYIAEDLPKEIKRLDTALAKLRADLDRMLERGDVAEGGEHREVLEAYRMFANDQGWSHKLHEAVATGLTAEAAVERVQSDTRARMLRSTDPYLRDRLHDLEDLGYRLMRQLVGQDHAPSREQLPDNAIVIARAMGPAALLDYDRKRLRGIVLEEGTANSHVSIVARALGIPAVGEVPNAPGIADPGDAIIVDGTSGSIYVRPSQEIEAAFAERVRFRARRQAQYLALRDRPCVTKDGQKVELMINAGLAIDLPHIEDTGSAGIGLFRTELQFMVGQSLPRTSDQLALYRTVLDAAGTKPVTFRTLDIGGDKALPYMEAVIEENPALGWRAIRLGLDRPGLLRGQIRALLRAGGGRSLKIMFPMISEVAEFDSAKALVERELTYLRQHGHTLPERIDIGTMVEVPALLYQLDELLRKVDFISVGSNDLFQFLFAVDRGNAKVSERFDTMSAPILRALRDIARKSDAAKKSLSLCGEMASKPLGALALIALGYRSLSLSATALGPVKAMVLDLDAKKAEAMLAPLLDAPAGSVSIRQKLTEFAEAEGLAL from the coding sequence ATGCGGAGCGCGTCGGGAGGTCCCCGCGTCTTGTTGAGACGGCTCCGCGAAACCATGGCGGAGCAGGTCTCGGCCCAGGAGCGGCTGGACAAGATCGTGGTGCTGATCGCCGCCAACATGGTGGCCGAGGTGTGCTCGGTCTACGTGCTGCGCATCGACAACACGCTGGAGCTCTACGCCACCGAGGGTCTCAATCGCGAGGCGGTGCACCACACCGTGCTCAGCGCCCATGAGGGCCTGGTCGGCCTCGTTGCCAGCGAGGCGACGCCGCTCAATTTGAGCGACGCGCAGAGCCATCCCGCCTTCTCGTTCCGCCCCGAGACCGGTGAAGAGATCTACCACTCCTTCCTCGGCGTGCCGATCCTGCGGGCCGGCAACACGCTCGGCGTGCTGGTGGTGCAGAACCGCGCTAAGCGTAACTATGTCGAGGAGGAGCTCGAGGCGCTCCAGACCACCGCCATGGTGCTGGCGGAGCTGATCGCCTCGGGCGAGCTCTCCGCGCTGGCGCAGCCCGGCCAGGAGCCTGCGGCGCGCCATTCCGCGCAGAAGGTCGGCGCCATCCTGTCGGAAGGCATCGCGCTCGGCCATGTCGTGCTGCACGAGCCGCGCGTCGTCATCAAGGACTACATCGCCGAGGACCTGCCGAAGGAGATCAAGCGGCTCGACACCGCGCTCGCCAAGCTGCGCGCCGATCTCGACCGCATGCTGGAGCGCGGCGACGTCGCCGAAGGCGGCGAGCACCGCGAGGTGCTGGAAGCCTACCGCATGTTCGCCAACGACCAGGGCTGGTCGCACAAGCTGCACGAGGCCGTCGCCACCGGCCTCACCGCGGAGGCCGCGGTGGAGCGCGTGCAGTCCGACACCCGCGCGCGCATGCTGCGCTCGACCGATCCGTATCTGCGCGACCGCCTGCACGACCTCGAAGATCTCGGCTACCGCCTGATGCGGCAGCTGGTCGGTCAGGACCACGCGCCGTCGCGCGAGCAGCTGCCAGACAACGCCATCGTCATCGCCCGCGCCATGGGCCCGGCGGCGCTGCTCGACTACGACCGCAAGCGCCTGCGGGGCATCGTGCTGGAGGAAGGCACTGCCAACTCCCACGTCTCGATCGTGGCGCGCGCGCTGGGCATCCCTGCGGTCGGCGAAGTGCCGAACGCGCCCGGCATCGCCGATCCCGGCGACGCCATCATCGTCGACGGCACCTCCGGCTCGATCTACGTGCGGCCCTCGCAGGAAATCGAGGCCGCCTTCGCCGAGCGCGTGCGCTTCCGCGCCCGCCGTCAGGCACAGTACCTGGCGCTGCGCGACCGGCCCTGCGTCACCAAAGACGGCCAGAAGGTCGAGCTGATGATCAACGCAGGTCTTGCCATCGACCTGCCGCATATCGAGGACACCGGCAGCGCCGGCATCGGCCTGTTTCGCACCGAGCTGCAATTCATGGTCGGCCAGAGCCTGCCGCGCACCAGCGACCAGCTCGCGCTCTATCGCACCGTGCTCGATGCCGCCGGTACCAAACCCGTCACCTTCCGCACGCTCGATATCGGCGGCGACAAGGCGCTGCCCTATATGGAAGCCGTGATCGAGGAAAATCCCGCGCTCGGCTGGCGTGCGATCCGGCTCGGGCTCGATCGTCCCGGCCTGCTGCGCGGCCAGATCCGCGCGCTCTTGCGCGCCGGGGGCGGCCGTTCGCTGAAGATCATGTTCCCGATGATCTCGGAAGTCGCCGAGTTCGATTCGGCGAAGGCGCTGGTCGAACGCGAGCTGACTTATCTGCGCCAGCATGGTCACACGCTGCCCGAAAGAATCGACATCGGCACCATGGTCGAGGTGCCGGCGCTGCTCTATCAGCTCGACGAGCTCTTGAGGAAAGTGGACTTCATCTCGGTCGGATCCAACGATCTGTTCCAGTTCCTGTTCGCGGTCGACCGCGGCAACGCCAAGGTCTCCGAGCGCTTCGACACCATGTCGGCGCCGATCCTGCGCGCGCTGCGCGACATCGCGCGCAAATCCGATGCGGCGAAGAAGTCGCTCTCGCTTTGCGGCGAGATGGCCTCCAAGCCGCTCGGCGCGCTGGCGCTGATTGCCCTCGGCTATCGCTCGCTGTCGCTCTCGGCGACAGCCCTCGGCCCGGTCAAGGCCATGGTGCTCGACCTCGATGCCAAGAAAGCCGAGGCGATGCTCGCGCCGCTGCTGGACGCGCCCGCCGGCAGCGTCTCGATCCGGCAGAAGCTGACGGAATTTGCCGAGGCCGAAGGCTTGGCGTTGTAG
- a CDS encoding methyltransferase domain-containing protein, which yields MTIDVVDLREFYSRRLGIVARQMINRGIRERWPRAEGQRVLGIGYPTPYLGLFREDAERCIAFMPAAQGVLKWPTGRPALASLVDEFSLPLPDAAIDRILLVHALEMSDDPAALLREVWRVLSPSGRVIAVIPNRRGVWTRTDSTPFGHGRPYSRSQITELLRQTWFTPTAWGEALFMPPYAGGWVLKSAQMWERAGAALSLPFAGVHIVEATKQVYRAIPAKRERARLIPSLAKPVLVPSSTTATRS from the coding sequence ATGACCATCGACGTCGTCGACCTCCGCGAGTTCTATTCCCGCCGCCTCGGGATCGTGGCGCGGCAAATGATCAATCGCGGCATCAGGGAGCGCTGGCCGCGCGCCGAGGGCCAGCGCGTGCTCGGCATCGGCTATCCCACGCCCTATCTCGGTCTGTTCCGCGAGGACGCCGAGCGCTGCATCGCGTTCATGCCGGCGGCCCAGGGTGTCCTAAAATGGCCGACGGGGCGGCCGGCGCTGGCCTCGCTGGTCGACGAATTCTCGCTGCCGCTTCCTGACGCCGCGATCGACCGCATCCTCCTGGTTCACGCGCTGGAGATGTCGGATGATCCGGCCGCACTGCTGCGCGAGGTGTGGCGCGTGCTGTCGCCTTCGGGACGCGTCATCGCCGTGATCCCGAATCGGCGCGGGGTGTGGACCCGCACCGACAGCACGCCGTTCGGCCATGGCCGGCCCTATTCGCGCTCGCAGATCACCGAGCTCCTGCGCCAGACCTGGTTCACGCCGACCGCCTGGGGCGAGGCGCTGTTCATGCCGCCTTATGCCGGCGGCTGGGTGCTGAAATCGGCGCAGATGTGGGAGCGCGCGGGTGCAGCGCTGTCGCTGCCCTTTGCCGGCGTGCACATCGTCGAGGCCACCAAGCAGGTCTATCGCGCGATCCCCGCCAAGCGCGAGCGGGCGCGGCTGATTCCCTCGCTGGCGAAGCCCGTGCTGGTGCCGTCCTCGACGACGGCGACGCGCAGTTAG
- a CDS encoding GIY-YIG nuclease family protein has protein sequence MYYVYILASRRHGTLYIGITNSLQKRLDEHRAGRGSEFVKRYGVHRLVYTEPYERAEEAIAREKQLKRWKRDWKIELIERDNPEWRDLSDLLV, from the coding sequence ATGTACTACGTCTACATCCTCGCCAGCCGCCGTCACGGCACGCTGTACATCGGCATAACCAACTCGCTCCAGAAGCGACTGGACGAGCATCGCGCCGGCAGAGGCTCGGAGTTCGTCAAGCGCTACGGTGTGCACCGCCTCGTCTACACCGAACCCTACGAGCGGGCGGAAGAAGCGATCGCTCGTGAAAAGCAGCTCAAGCGCTGGAAGCGCGACTGGAAGATCGAGCTGATCGAGCGGGACAATCCGGAGTGGCGTGATCTCAGCGATCTCTTGGTTTGA